The Flavobacterium sp. HJ-32-4 genome contains a region encoding:
- the proS gene encoding proline--tRNA ligase has protein sequence MSKNLTKRSEDYSKWYNELVVKADLAENSGVKGCMVIKPYGYAIWEKMQAELDRMFKETGHTNAYFPLFVPKSMFEAEEKNAEGFAKECAVVTHYRLKNDPDKPGKLMVDPNAKLEEELIVRPTSEAIIWSTYRNWVQSYRDLPLLINQWANVVRWEMRTRLFLRTAEFLWQEGHTAHATKAEAIAESEQMMQVYADFAEGFMGIPVIKGLKTETERFAGAEETYCIEALMQDGKALQAGTSHFLGQNFAKAFEVKFTSQEGKQEYVWGTSWGVSTRLMGALVMTHSDDNGLVLPPNLAPIQVVIVPIYRNDEQRAQINEVAKSLVSQFRQLKISVKYDDRDTQSPGFKFNEHELRGVPVRIAIGPKDLENGTFEVARRDTLTKEVVAADAIVSYVSDLLGDIQKALFQKALDYRNSHITEVNSFDEFRDVLENKGGFLSAHWDGTPETEEKIKELTKATIRCIPLDRVEEAGTCVFTGAPSKGRVLFAKAY, from the coding sequence ATGAGCAAGAACCTCACCAAGCGATCGGAGGATTACTCGAAATGGTACAACGAACTGGTGGTCAAGGCCGACCTCGCCGAAAATTCCGGCGTGAAGGGTTGCATGGTCATCAAACCATACGGGTATGCCATCTGGGAGAAAATGCAGGCGGAACTGGACAGGATGTTCAAGGAAACCGGACACACCAACGCCTACTTCCCGCTGTTCGTTCCGAAGAGCATGTTTGAGGCAGAGGAAAAGAACGCCGAGGGCTTCGCGAAAGAATGCGCCGTGGTGACCCACTACCGGCTGAAGAACGATCCCGATAAGCCGGGCAAACTAATGGTCGACCCTAATGCAAAGTTAGAGGAAGAACTTATCGTACGCCCAACGTCTGAGGCGATTATCTGGTCGACATACCGCAATTGGGTGCAATCGTACCGCGACTTACCGCTATTGATCAACCAATGGGCCAACGTGGTGCGTTGGGAAATGCGTACACGCCTGTTCCTGCGTACGGCTGAATTCCTGTGGCAGGAAGGACATACCGCCCACGCCACCAAAGCCGAAGCCATTGCCGAATCGGAACAAATGATGCAGGTATATGCCGATTTCGCCGAAGGGTTTATGGGGATTCCCGTCATCAAAGGACTCAAGACGGAAACGGAACGTTTTGCCGGCGCTGAAGAAACCTACTGCATCGAAGCGCTCATGCAAGACGGAAAGGCGTTACAGGCCGGTACGTCTCACTTCCTGGGCCAGAACTTTGCCAAGGCGTTTGAGGTCAAATTCACCAGCCAGGAAGGAAAACAGGAATATGTATGGGGTACCTCATGGGGCGTGTCGACACGTCTGATGGGGGCTTTGGTCATGACGCATTCCGACGACAATGGACTCGTGCTTCCGCCAAACCTCGCGCCCATCCAGGTGGTCATCGTGCCAATCTATCGTAACGACGAGCAGCGCGCTCAGATTAATGAGGTGGCTAAATCACTGGTGTCGCAATTCCGTCAATTGAAAATTTCCGTCAAATATGACGATCGCGACACGCAGAGTCCGGGCTTCAAATTCAACGAACACGAATTGAGAGGGGTGCCGGTTCGCATCGCCATAGGTCCGAAAGACCTTGAAAACGGAACGTTTGAGGTGGCACGCCGCGATACCCTTACAAAAGAAGTCGTAGCGGCTGACGCGATTGTATCGTATGTGTCGGATCTTTTGGGCGACATCCAGAAGGCGCTGTTCCAGAAGGCACTCGACTATCGGAACAGCCATATCACCGAAGTGAATTCGTTTGACGAGTTCCGCGATGTCCTCGAGAACAAAGGCGGATTCCTGTCTGCCCACTGGGATGGCACGCCGGAAACGGAGGAGAAGATCAAGGAACTCACCAAAGCGACGATCCGCTGTATTCCGCTCGATCGAGTAGAGGAAGCCGGAACGTGTGTTTTCACCGGCGCACCGTCGAAAGGGCGTGTGTTGTTTGCGAAGGCGTATTAG
- a CDS encoding DUF1573 domain-containing protein, translating into MKTKLVLFIAGALSLMSFALAGALSWQSETVELGEIEHNVPKVVEFTFTNTGSADIQVTNVRPSCGCTNADFTKEAIKPGKTGTVKATYNAAAVGAFTKTLTVTTSADPNAITLTFKGTVKP; encoded by the coding sequence ATGAAAACCAAACTTGTTCTTTTTATTGCCGGGGCGTTGTCGCTCATGTCGTTTGCCCTTGCCGGCGCGCTGTCATGGCAATCCGAAACCGTTGAATTAGGTGAGATCGAGCACAATGTGCCGAAGGTAGTCGAGTTCACGTTCACCAACACCGGTTCAGCCGACATTCAGGTTACCAACGTACGCCCTTCATGCGGCTGCACGAACGCTGACTTCACGAAAGAAGCCATCAAGCCAGGGAAAACGGGCACGGTAAAGGCCACGTACAACGCAGCGGCTGTCGGCGCATTTACCAAAACGCTCACGGTGACAACCTCCGCCGATCCAAACGCTATTACGCTTACGTTCAAAGGAACGGTGAAGCCGTAA
- a CDS encoding PAS domain S-box protein: MKNKVNKITLIYICIAILVAFSSLKFLHFITNDENFILTHSIRDLVLIIFSALVLRYFIINNFNLNYRRYLGLELSNNEIREAKERYDIVAKATSDTIWDWNITTREFEWSKGIEEVFGYAREDVGTDAQWWFDRIHPQDSIKMSVKLYSFLEQKTQKWQDEYRFMCKDGSYKFVLDRGFLVMDEQGTPVRMIGAMQDITQRKEEERRLKLLETVITNTNDGVVITDSDASEVRIPKILFVNEAFTRMTGYEYMEAVGKSPLDFFGEKSNKPEIDRLAGCVAQKIACEIETVAYKKNGDTFWLRLSMIPNFNSEGEHTHWISMQRDITERKRQEKEKEQLITELTQNNKDLRQFSYITSHNLRAPLSNLTGLLRILEDIPIENAELAMILDGFRKSTHHLNETVADLGRVVIIRDNPSIEKQDIVIRESWANVTNQIDRIIENAHAILTFEVEGSGVLHINKAYFESILLNLLTNAIKYRSPERPPQIDIHFYEDEEAVRLVFRDNGIGIDVEKYKEKIFGLYQRFHNYPDSKGLGLYLVKSQIESMGGSIEIESELDKGTQFTIQFTKTY; encoded by the coding sequence ATGAAAAATAAAGTCAACAAAATCACGCTGATCTATATCTGCATTGCGATCCTTGTTGCCTTTTCGTCACTTAAGTTCCTCCATTTCATTACCAACGACGAGAACTTCATCCTGACCCACAGCATACGCGACCTGGTGCTGATTATCTTCTCGGCGCTCGTGCTGCGGTACTTCATCATCAACAACTTTAACCTCAACTACCGACGCTACCTCGGACTCGAACTTAGCAACAACGAGATACGGGAAGCGAAGGAACGCTATGATATCGTAGCGAAGGCGACCAGCGATACGATTTGGGACTGGAACATCACCACGCGGGAATTCGAATGGAGCAAAGGTATTGAGGAAGTTTTCGGCTATGCCCGTGAGGATGTCGGGACGGATGCCCAGTGGTGGTTTGACCGTATCCATCCGCAGGATAGCATCAAGATGTCTGTTAAACTCTACTCCTTCCTCGAACAGAAAACGCAGAAGTGGCAGGACGAGTACCGTTTTATGTGTAAGGATGGATCCTATAAATTCGTACTTGACCGGGGATTCCTGGTGATGGACGAGCAAGGAACACCCGTGCGGATGATCGGGGCCATGCAGGACATCACCCAGCGAAAGGAAGAAGAACGCCGATTGAAATTATTGGAAACGGTGATTACCAACACCAATGACGGTGTCGTCATTACCGATTCGGATGCATCGGAGGTGAGAATCCCGAAAATCCTCTTCGTGAATGAAGCCTTTACCCGGATGACGGGTTATGAATATATGGAAGCGGTAGGGAAATCGCCGCTTGATTTCTTTGGGGAAAAATCGAATAAGCCCGAAATCGACCGCTTGGCCGGATGTGTGGCGCAGAAAATTGCCTGCGAAATCGAGACGGTGGCGTATAAGAAGAATGGTGATACGTTTTGGCTACGGCTCTCAATGATACCTAACTTCAATTCGGAAGGCGAGCATACTCACTGGATTTCGATGCAGCGTGACATTACCGAACGCAAGCGACAGGAGAAAGAAAAGGAACAACTGATTACGGAGCTGACGCAAAACAACAAAGACCTCCGGCAGTTTTCCTATATCACGTCGCACAACCTTCGGGCCCCGTTGTCGAACCTGACAGGACTGCTGCGCATACTCGAAGACATCCCGATTGAAAATGCGGAACTGGCCATGATCCTGGACGGTTTCCGCAAGTCAACGCACCACCTCAACGAAACCGTAGCCGACTTAGGACGGGTGGTGATTATACGCGACAACCCTTCGATTGAAAAACAGGATATCGTGATTCGCGAATCGTGGGCGAATGTCACCAACCAAATCGACCGGATTATTGAAAACGCCCATGCTATCCTTACTTTTGAGGTAGAGGGAAGCGGCGTGTTACATATCAATAAAGCCTATTTCGAAAGCATTCTACTCAACTTGCTTACGAATGCCATAAAATACCGGAGTCCGGAGCGACCGCCCCAAATCGACATTCACTTCTATGAAGACGAAGAGGCGGTGCGATTGGTCTTCCGTGACAACGGGATCGGAATCGATGTGGAGAAATATAAAGAGAAGATCTTCGGGTTGTACCAACGTTTCCACAATTACCCTGACAGCAAAGGGCTCGGGCTTTACCTGGTGAAAAGCCAGATCGAAAGCATGGGCGGTTCGATTGAGATTGAAAGCGAACTCGATAAAGGAACACAATTCACCATACAATTCACCAAAACGTACTAG
- the typA gene encoding translational GTPase TypA, protein MEAIRNIAIIAHVDHGKTTLVDKIMFYCQLFRDNENTGDLILDNNDLERERGITITSKNVSVMYKGTKINIIDTPGHADFGGEVERVLNMADGVLLLVDAFEGPMPQTRFVLQKAIDLGLKPCVVINKVDKENCTPEEVHEKVFDLMFELGAEEWQLDFPTVYGSAKQNWMSEDWRDKTDNIEPLLDMVLAHIPAPKVSTGTPQMLITSLDFSSFTGRIAIGRLQRGELKEGQNVSLVKRDGKIIKSKIKELHTFDGLGRKKVAEVIAGDICALVGLEGFEIGDTVADFENPEALETIAIDEPTMSMLFTINDSPFFGKEGKFVTSRHIKDRLARELEKNLALRVNETDSADKFMVFGRGVLHLSVLIETMRREGYELQIGQPQVIIKEIDGVKCEPVEELTIDLPENLSGRAVEFVTLRKGEMLSMEPKGDRMIIKFHIPSRGIIGLRNQLLTATAGEAIMAHRFLEYQPYKGEISGRINGSLISMENGKAIPYSINKLQDRGKFFVDPNEDIYEGQVVGENSRGDDMVINITKTKQLTNFRSAGADDKTRIVPAIKFSLEEALEYIQKDEYVEVTPKSLRLRKIYLNENDRKRFKIA, encoded by the coding sequence ATGGAAGCCATCCGCAACATTGCCATCATTGCCCACGTCGACCACGGAAAAACAACCCTCGTCGACAAAATCATGTTCTACTGCCAACTGTTCCGCGATAACGAGAACACCGGCGACCTAATCCTCGACAACAATGACCTCGAGCGTGAGCGGGGTATTACCATTACCTCCAAGAACGTGTCGGTGATGTACAAAGGCACCAAAATCAATATCATCGATACCCCAGGTCACGCCGATTTCGGTGGAGAAGTGGAACGTGTGTTGAACATGGCCGATGGCGTATTGCTATTGGTGGACGCCTTCGAAGGGCCGATGCCGCAAACGCGTTTCGTGTTGCAGAAGGCGATTGACCTCGGATTGAAGCCGTGTGTCGTTATCAACAAAGTAGATAAAGAGAACTGTACGCCTGAGGAAGTGCATGAGAAAGTATTCGACCTGATGTTCGAACTTGGCGCTGAAGAGTGGCAACTCGACTTCCCAACCGTATATGGTTCAGCCAAGCAAAACTGGATGTCGGAAGACTGGAGAGACAAAACCGACAATATTGAACCGCTGCTTGATATGGTACTGGCGCACATCCCGGCCCCAAAAGTATCAACGGGAACACCACAGATGCTCATCACTTCACTTGACTTCTCGTCGTTCACCGGTCGTATCGCCATTGGGCGTTTGCAGCGGGGTGAACTGAAAGAAGGACAAAACGTATCGCTCGTAAAGCGCGATGGGAAAATCATCAAATCCAAAATCAAGGAACTACATACCTTCGACGGACTCGGCCGTAAGAAAGTCGCGGAAGTAATTGCCGGCGATATCTGTGCCCTGGTCGGACTCGAAGGCTTTGAGATCGGAGACACCGTTGCCGATTTCGAGAATCCGGAAGCGCTCGAAACGATTGCCATCGACGAACCGACGATGAGCATGCTTTTCACCATCAACGATTCGCCTTTCTTCGGGAAGGAAGGAAAGTTCGTAACCTCACGCCACATCAAAGACCGTTTGGCGCGCGAACTTGAAAAGAACCTGGCGCTTCGCGTAAACGAAACCGATAGTGCCGATAAGTTTATGGTGTTCGGACGTGGTGTACTCCACCTTTCCGTCCTCATCGAAACCATGCGTCGCGAAGGTTATGAATTGCAGATCGGACAACCGCAGGTCATCATCAAGGAAATTGACGGTGTCAAGTGCGAACCGGTTGAAGAACTGACCATTGACCTTCCGGAAAACCTTTCCGGACGTGCGGTAGAGTTCGTTACCCTCCGCAAAGGCGAGATGCTCAGCATGGAACCGAAAGGCGACCGTATGATCATCAAGTTCCACATCCCGTCAAGGGGTATCATCGGCCTTCGTAACCAATTGCTGACGGCTACGGCCGGTGAGGCGATCATGGCACACCGTTTCCTGGAATACCAACCGTATAAAGGCGAAATATCGGGCCGTATAAATGGTTCGCTTATTTCGATGGAGAACGGGAAAGCAATCCCATACTCAATCAATAAACTACAGGATCGCGGTAAGTTCTTCGTTGATCCAAACGAAGACATCTACGAAGGACAGGTAGTGGGTGAGAATTCACGCGGTGACGACATGGTCATCAACATCACCAAGACCAAGCAGTTGACGAACTTCCGTTCGGCAGGTGCTGACGACAAGACCCGTATCGTTCCGGCTATCAAGTTTTCACTCGAAGAGGCGCTTGAGTACATCCAGAAAGATGAATATGTGGAAGTGACGCCGAAATCACTCCGTTTGCGTAAAATCTATTTGAACGAAAACGACCGGAAACGCTTTAAGATTGCCTAA
- a CDS encoding sensor histidine kinase KdpD, whose translation MKKNRLNSILFLGLFATAGILVAQLLWTRQAYTIEEKKFNQKVHIALLEVVKKLYEGTNRELPGENPVHKIANDYYVVNVDNDFDPEILEFYLKAEFARSGISTDFEYAVYNCQSDEMVYGKYVSITQGRKNSRVYFPKHKNLIYYFAIRFPNETTYLFTSLKFWFGLSFALVIILLVYVYSIRTLLQQKKYSELQRDFINNMTHEFKTPLASILLASNYINRQEAIKSDPKLSKYAEIIIGQSSKLNEHIEKILTIAKSDESPLQLNPTRLSLLPLLQEAAENIRLKHEEVDIRIESGCDYLIKADEFHLTNVVYNLLDNSIKYSERPPVIVVSLSEHKGVLQLRVADNGIGIPEKKLAHIFDKFYRVPNVKSNETNGFGLGLYYVRKICDLHRWKIKAENLPEGLALTISIPDYETS comes from the coding sequence GTGAAAAAAAACCGGCTCAATAGCATCCTGTTTCTCGGACTGTTCGCAACGGCGGGCATTCTGGTCGCCCAGTTACTCTGGACGCGGCAGGCGTATACCATTGAAGAGAAGAAATTCAACCAGAAGGTACACATTGCCCTACTGGAAGTCGTCAAGAAACTGTATGAAGGCACCAACCGTGAACTGCCGGGCGAGAATCCGGTTCACAAAATTGCCAACGACTATTATGTGGTGAATGTCGACAACGACTTTGATCCGGAAATCCTGGAGTTTTACCTGAAAGCCGAGTTCGCCCGTTCGGGCATTTCCACTGATTTCGAGTACGCCGTTTACAACTGCCAAAGCGACGAAATGGTGTATGGCAAGTATGTGTCGATTACGCAGGGGCGAAAAAACAGCCGGGTGTACTTTCCGAAACACAAAAACCTGATTTACTACTTTGCGATCCGGTTTCCGAATGAGACGACCTATCTCTTTACGTCGTTGAAGTTCTGGTTCGGGTTGTCATTTGCCCTGGTGATCATCTTATTGGTATACGTGTACTCCATCCGTACGCTGTTGCAGCAAAAGAAGTACTCAGAGTTACAGCGGGATTTCATCAATAATATGACCCACGAATTCAAGACGCCGCTGGCCTCTATACTACTGGCATCCAATTACATCAACCGGCAAGAGGCGATAAAGAGCGATCCGAAGTTGTCGAAATATGCCGAGATCATCATCGGGCAATCGTCGAAGTTAAACGAGCATATCGAGAAAATCCTGACGATTGCGAAATCCGACGAGTCGCCGTTGCAACTCAATCCGACGCGGCTGTCGTTACTGCCGTTGCTGCAGGAGGCTGCGGAAAACATCCGTCTTAAACACGAAGAGGTCGACATCCGGATTGAATCGGGCTGTGATTACCTGATCAAGGCTGATGAGTTTCACCTCACGAACGTCGTATACAACCTTCTCGATAACTCCATCAAATATAGCGAACGGCCGCCCGTAATCGTGGTCTCCCTTTCGGAACACAAAGGTGTCCTGCAGCTTCGGGTGGCCGATAATGGCATCGGTATACCAGAGAAGAAACTGGCGCATATCTTCGATAAATTTTACCGGGTGCCCAACGTGAAAAGTAATGAAACGAACGGCTTCGGACTTGGACTCTACTACGTTCGAAAGATTTGTGACCTGCACCGATGGAAGATAAAAGCGGAGAATCTGCCGGAAGGACTCGCCCTAACGATTTCAATTCCTGACTATGAAACCAGCTAG
- a CDS encoding response regulator transcription factor, translating to MKPARILYAEDDATLAFLTIDSLEEAGYDVTHCPDGHACLEAFREGTFDLCILDIMMPKADGFETAAEIRKKDAHIPLLFLSAKALKEDRLKGLRLGADDYLVKPFSMEELLLKIDIFLRRTRKEEKSNTHHISIGKYAFDPTNFYLSDAEGRHQLTQRESDLLHYFCRHQNTIIRREDILKAIWGDDDYFMGRSLDVFISRLRKLFPKGDGPWIENIHGIGFRFVVETRL from the coding sequence ATGAAACCAGCTAGGATTTTATATGCCGAAGACGATGCCACACTGGCTTTCCTTACGATTGACAGCCTGGAGGAAGCCGGTTACGACGTGACCCATTGCCCTGACGGACATGCCTGCCTCGAAGCATTTCGGGAGGGGACGTTCGACCTTTGTATCCTTGACATCATGATGCCCAAAGCAGACGGATTCGAAACCGCAGCGGAAATCCGGAAAAAGGATGCCCATATCCCGTTGTTGTTTCTGTCGGCCAAAGCCCTGAAGGAAGACCGCTTAAAGGGACTACGGTTGGGTGCGGATGACTATCTGGTGAAGCCCTTCAGTATGGAAGAGTTGCTCTTGAAAATCGACATCTTCCTCCGTCGGACGCGAAAGGAAGAAAAGTCGAACACCCACCACATTTCCATTGGGAAATATGCCTTTGACCCTACCAATTTTTACTTGTCGGACGCGGAAGGACGACACCAACTGACCCAACGGGAGTCGGATTTATTGCACTATTTCTGCCGCCATCAAAATACCATTATCCGTCGGGAGGATATCCTGAAGGCGATCTGGGGCGACGACGATTATTTTATGGGACGCAGCCTCGATGTATTCATTTCCCGCCTGCGGAAACTCTTCCCTAAAGGAGACGGACCCTGGATTGAAAACATCCATGGCATTGGGTTCCGGTTTGTGGTAGAAACGAGGTTATAG
- a CDS encoding GNAT family N-acetyltransferase: MEIRSTTCADADFLSLVVLLDADLAEKDGDDHAFYAQFNKPIGLDPLVAYHDGKAVACGAIKEIQPGVAEVKRMFTLPDYRGQGVATRLLTALEERARANGFRECWLETGKKQVDAVALYRKSGYTVIPNYGPYEGVDDSICFRKEL, encoded by the coding sequence ATGGAAATCCGTTCCACAACCTGCGCCGACGCCGATTTTCTCTCCCTTGTGGTGCTGCTCGACGCCGACCTGGCGGAGAAAGACGGCGATGACCACGCTTTTTATGCGCAGTTCAATAAACCGATCGGACTCGACCCTCTCGTGGCCTACCACGACGGAAAGGCCGTGGCCTGCGGGGCGATAAAAGAAATCCAGCCTGGGGTCGCTGAGGTCAAACGGATGTTTACCCTGCCGGACTACCGCGGCCAGGGGGTTGCCACACGCCTACTCACCGCGCTGGAAGAGCGGGCCCGGGCAAATGGCTTTCGCGAATGCTGGCTAGAAACAGGCAAGAAACAAGTCGATGCCGTTGCGCTGTATCGAAAAAGCGGCTACACTGTGATTCCGAATTACGGCCCATACGAAGGTGTAGACGACAGTATTTGCTTCCGGAAAGAGTTGTAG
- the rimO gene encoding 30S ribosomal protein S12 methylthiotransferase RimO, protein MRTKSLKKNRINVITLGCSKNVYDSEVLMGQLRANGKEVTHEAPEKEEGNIIVINTCGFIDNAKEESVNTILAYADKKDRGLVDKVFVTGCLSERYRPDLEKEIPNIDQYFGTTELPLLLKALGADYKHELLGERLTTTPKNYAYLKIAEGCDRPCSFCAIPIMRGKHVSQPIEKLVKEAEVLAKNGVKELILIAQDLTYYGLDLYKKRNLAELLEALVKVDGIEWIRLHYAFPSGFPMDVLDLMRREPKICNYLDIPLQHISDNILKSMRRGTTQAKTTQLLQDFRAAVPGIAIRTTLIVGYPGETEEDFQILKDWVKEMRFERLGCFTYSHEENTHAYLLEDDVPAEVKQARANEIMEVQSAISWELNQKKIGKTFRCIIDRKEGAHFVGRTEFDSPDVDNEVLIDASLYYLKTGEFVDVRITDATEFDLYGVPASHA, encoded by the coding sequence ATGAGAACCAAGTCGTTAAAGAAAAACCGCATCAACGTTATCACGCTCGGATGCTCGAAGAATGTCTATGACAGCGAAGTGCTGATGGGGCAACTGCGGGCCAACGGAAAGGAGGTGACGCATGAGGCGCCGGAGAAAGAGGAAGGGAACATCATTGTGATCAACACCTGTGGTTTCATCGACAATGCAAAGGAGGAGTCGGTCAACACGATTTTGGCGTATGCGGATAAGAAAGACCGCGGCCTGGTGGATAAAGTGTTTGTCACCGGCTGCCTGTCGGAGCGCTACCGCCCTGATCTCGAAAAGGAAATCCCGAATATCGACCAGTATTTCGGCACCACGGAACTGCCGTTGTTGCTGAAAGCCCTGGGGGCCGACTACAAACACGAATTGCTGGGCGAGCGACTGACGACGACGCCGAAAAACTACGCCTACCTGAAGATTGCCGAGGGATGTGACCGGCCGTGCAGTTTCTGCGCGATTCCGATCATGCGCGGAAAACACGTGTCGCAGCCGATTGAAAAGCTCGTGAAGGAAGCGGAAGTATTGGCGAAAAACGGCGTGAAAGAACTGATCCTGATTGCACAGGACCTGACCTATTACGGACTGGACCTGTATAAAAAACGGAACCTGGCCGAGCTTTTGGAAGCCCTGGTGAAAGTGGACGGCATTGAATGGATCCGTTTGCATTATGCGTTCCCGAGCGGATTCCCGATGGACGTGCTCGACCTGATGCGCCGCGAGCCAAAGATTTGTAACTATCTTGATATTCCGTTGCAGCACATTTCGGATAACATCCTGAAATCGATGCGACGGGGCACAACGCAGGCGAAGACCACACAATTGTTGCAGGACTTTAGGGCAGCGGTTCCGGGCATCGCAATCCGGACGACGCTTATTGTGGGATATCCGGGTGAAACGGAGGAAGATTTCCAGATATTGAAAGACTGGGTGAAGGAAATGCGCTTTGAGCGTTTGGGTTGTTTTACCTATTCGCACGAAGAGAACACCCATGCCTATCTGTTGGAAGACGACGTTCCGGCGGAAGTCAAACAGGCCCGGGCAAACGAGATTATGGAAGTGCAATCGGCTATTTCGTGGGAATTGAACCAGAAGAAAATCGGGAAGACCTTCCGGTGCATCATTGACCGCAAGGAGGGCGCGCATTTTGTAGGCCGCACCGAATTCGACAGTCCGGATGTAGACAATGAAGTATTAATAGATGCCTCGCTTTACTATCTGAAGACCGGGGAGTTCGTGGATGTACGTATCACCGACGCCACCGAGTTCGACCTGTATGGCGTGCCAGCCAGCCATGCGTAA
- the rpsT gene encoding 30S ribosomal protein S20 — protein sequence MANHKSALKRIRSNEKKRVLNRYQHKTTRNAIKALRMASDKNEASAKLSAVISMIDKLAKKNIIHDNKASNLKSKLTRHVAKL from the coding sequence ATGGCAAACCACAAGTCAGCCCTGAAAAGAATCAGAAGTAACGAGAAGAAGCGCGTGCTTAACCGTTACCAACATAAAACCACCCGTAACGCTATCAAAGCGCTGCGTATGGCTAGCGATAAGAATGAGGCTTCTGCCAAGCTTTCAGCGGTGATCTCTATGATCGACAAGCTTGCCAAGAAAAACATCATCCACGACAACAAGGCGTCTAACCTGAAGTCAAAGTTGACGCGTCACGTAGCGAAACTCTAA
- a CDS encoding response regulator, with the protein MPPKILCVDDDPIALLLSKLVITKSGFANDIVTLANGQEAVVYLQNELQKTGGKGPKLLILLDLNMPVMDGWEFLQQFTEKLQDAYADTRIILLSSSVDPNDIRKAKDFSMVLDFFPKPLTKEMLESIIGF; encoded by the coding sequence ATGCCTCCAAAAATACTTTGTGTAGACGACGACCCCATAGCCCTGCTGCTCTCGAAGCTTGTGATTACGAAATCCGGGTTCGCAAACGACATCGTGACCTTGGCGAACGGACAGGAGGCGGTGGTGTATCTCCAGAACGAACTGCAAAAGACGGGCGGAAAAGGCCCGAAGCTGCTGATATTGCTTGACCTTAATATGCCGGTAATGGACGGTTGGGAATTCCTGCAGCAGTTTACGGAAAAGCTACAGGACGCCTACGCTGATACGCGTATTATCTTGCTTTCTTCCTCTGTGGATCCGAATGATATCCGGAAAGCGAAAGACTTTAGTATGGTGCTGGACTTCTTCCCAAAACCGTTGACGAAGGAAATGCTGGAGTCGATTATTGGGTTTTGA